TTAATAATGTTGATACAATTTTAGAGAAACTAGATAATGTTATAACTAGCGATGCAATTATTCTTGATAAATGTAAAAGTTGGATTAATTTAAATAAAAAAATAATAGAAAGCAATATGCATAATTATTCATATATTGATTTCAGTTTATTAACTAATTAAGATAAAAGATATCAAAAGACTCAAATGAAAGATGAACTTTTGAAAATTTTAACATTGTATTTAAAATAAGACTTTATATAGTGAACTCTTATTTTTATGCTGAAATATAATTTTTAATTAAATATATATAAGAAATATAGACTGTCGAAGAAAGTTGAAAAGTCATAACATTAATGGTAAAATATATAAATAACAATGTTGACGTTTTCAAGAATGCCATTTTAAGTAAATTATAAATTGAATATTGAAGGAGAGTTAGATGTGAAGCTTACTTTTAGACTAAAGTTATTTTTATATTTTGTAGCAATTATATTATTTACGTCTATTCCAATAGCATTAATAACTTATAATTATATTTATAATTCGCAAAAAAAAGATTTATTTTCAAATACTCAAGCACAAATGGAACAAATAGATAATAATTTTTCTAATATGATGAAACAAATAAAGGGAGATACTCGTTCTTTAGCAGATTCAGCAGATATAAAAAAAGCTGATCAATCTATATCAGCTTTATTTAACATGCCAAATAGTGAAACAAATAAAAAATATTCATCACAAATTCCAGGGATAGAAAGTACTATTTATAGTCACTTTAAGGCATATGGGACAAATCATATAGAAACCTCACATGTATGCTTTGGAACTAAATGGGGAGGATATATTCAGTGGCCAGATGGGGTGACTATCACTAATTTTGATCCAAGGATAAAAACGTGGTATACCCAAGCTTTAGAGAATCCAGATATGGTAGCAATATCGGCACCATACGAATCATTTGATGAAACTAATAATGTAATCATAAGTGCATCATCCACTATAAAAGATACATCAGAAGATATAGTCGGAGTAATAGGTATCGATGTAAGTTTAGACAAATTATCAGAGATGATAAGGGATATTAAAATTGGTGATACAGGTTATGTTTTTCTTTACTTAAAAGATGGTACAATGCTAGCACATCCAAATGCAGATTTAAACTTTAAAAACATTTTGCAATTAAATACGTTGGGATATACACTTGCTCAAACAAATGACAGGATAAATCATACTTTTGAAGATTATAATAAGTTTACAGATGAAAATAATGGTAGCTTTGAAACTGTCATTAATGGATCACCAGTGCTCGTTAATATTTATACTTCTAAATATACAGGATGGAAGATGGCCTCAGTTATACAAAAAAGTGAACTTATAAGCAAATCAAATCAAATTGGATATTTAATAATCTTAATAGCCATTGGAGCATTATTATTTGTAATCGTTCTTACTCTTATTATCACCAAAAAGTTAACTAAACCGATTACAGAACTAACTCCTTTGATGCATGCAGCGGGAAATGGGGACTTTGCAGTAAAGGCCAATATTAATACTAATGATGAATTTGGAGAATTAGGAGAATCTTTTAACTTAATGATTGGTAAATTAAACTCAAGCTATGAAGAATTATCATCATTACATGAGGAATTATTAGCAACCGAAGAAGAGCTTCGAGTACAATATGAAGAACTGCTTCATAATGAAGAAGCTATAAGAAATAGTGATGAACGGTATAGACTCGCATTAGAGTGTGCTAATGATTCAATTTGGGAGTGGGATTTAATTACAGGAGAATTTTTTGCTTCTGATAAATTAGTTGACATTACAGGATACAAATTAAATAACAATAGGAACGTAATTAATTTGGTAAATAACTTAATTCATCCAGATGATGTTGCTAGGGCAAAAGAAGATTATAAAAATCATATTAACAAAATAACTGATGTCTATAACTCTGAATATAGAATAAAAACTAGTAACGGATCTTATGTTTGGATATTATCTCGAGGTAAGGTTTTAAGAGATTCAGAAGATAATGCCATAAAACTTGCAGGTTCCATTTCGGATATATCAAATAGAAAAATTTCAGAAGATAGAATAAAGTTTATGGCTTTTTATGATTCTCTTACTAAATTACCAAATAGAACATTATTTATGAAGAAGCTAAATGATCAATTAGAATTGGGTTATAGTAAAAATGCAGAAGGTGCTGTATTCTTTATAGACTTAGATAATTTTAAAAATATAAATGATACAATGGGTCACGATTATGGAGATAAACTACTTGTACACCTAGCAAAACAATTTAAAAGTTTAATACATGAAAAAGATACCATATGTAGATTAGGAGGAGATGAATTTATAATACTTCATCCTTATGCTAAAGAATCTGAATTAGAACATTACGCAAAAGGATTTTTAGACTTATTTAATAAAACTTTAAACATTAATAATAAACAAATGTATATTACAGCAAGTATAGGAGCAGCATTGTATCCCAAAGATGGAACAGATACAAATACTATATTGAAAAATGCAGATTCAGCCATGTATAAAGCAAAAGAATTAGGTAAAAATAGATTTGTTTTATTTGACCCTGAAATGTACTTGAAGTTAGAGAGAAAAACTTGTATTGAAAGAATACTTAGAAGCGCAATTGAAAATAATGAGCTTAGTATTAATTATCAGCCACAGTATGATGCACAAAAGAATGAAATATTTGGATTTGAAGCTCTTCTTAGGCTAAATAGTAAGGAGTTAGGTTTTATCTCTCCTTTAGAATTTATTTCTGTAGCTGAAGAATGCGGATATATAACTAAGATAAGTAGATGGGTGATCAATGAGTCTTGCAAACAAACTGTAAAATGGCTGAATAGAGGTTATAAGTTCAAAAGTATGAGTATTAATATTTCCTCAGTAGATATACAACAATCAGATTTTTTAGAAGGTATTAAAGATATTCTTAATAGTACAGGTATTAACCCTAATATTATTGAACTTGAAATTACTGAAACAGTTCTTATGCAGTCACTTGATTCTAGTATAAATATATTAGAAAAATTAATGGACATGGGTATTAGAATTGCACTTGATGACTTTGGTACTGGGTATTCCTCACTAAACTATCTTGGAAGAATCCCAATAAGCACTTTAAAAATTGATAAATCATTTATAGACAATATTACTTCAAGCAAAAAAAAGGAGTCAATGATTAATAATATTATTCAAATGGCACATAGCATGGATTTAAAAGTTGTAGCTGAAGGGGTAGAGACAAAGGAACAGCTTTCAATTCTTAAAGATAGAGACTGTAACTATATTCAGGGATATTACTTTAGTAAACCGCTTCCGGAGAGTGAAATTGAAAAATTATTAGCTTAAGAAAATCATAAGATATAATAACACAAAAGACTAGTTACGAAATTAACCGCTCCTTGTCAAGTAGACAGTTAAAATAATAAAACTGTTACTATGGATGGAGTATTTTACATTGTGTTACATAATGCAATTAGATTCAATCAAATTATATTAAGAATAATTAGGTAAAGATGAATATTAGTAAAAATTACAAAGAACTTCTTGCTTTAGAGTATACTCTAAGGAGTATATTTATATTAGAGATATAAAGTAAAATTTCTTTATAAGAATTATTAAGGAGGGAAATTATGTCATACTTAAACAAAAAACTTAAAAATAGTAAATTAGAATTAAAAAATAGGCTAGTTATGCCACCTATGGCAACTGCAAAATCTGAAGAGGATGGAAGCATAAACAAAAGTATTCTTGATTATTATGATGAAAAATCAAACGGAGGATATATTTCTTTAATTATAATTGAACATAGTTATATTACTAAACAAGGAAAAGCTAATCCAAATCAGCTTTCTATTGCTGAGGATAGATTAGTTGATGATTTAAAGGGATTATCAGATATCATTCATAAAAATGGATCTAAGGCAGTTATGCAAATTAATCATGCAGGAAGTGCTACAAGTGAAGCTAATACTGGACTACAAATAGTTGGACCATCAGCTATAGAGAATCCCTCAAAAAATACTGGAGAAATACCAAAAGAACTTACTAAAAATGACATTGAAGTTATAGTAAGAGGGTTCAAAGAAGCAGCACTAAGAGTTAAAAATGCAGGCTTTGACGGTGTAGAAATCCATTCTGCTCATGGCTATCTCTTGAGTCAATTTATATCTCCTTTAACAAACAAAAGAACTGATGAATATGGTGGAGATATAAACGGAAGAATAAAAATTCATTTAGAAATAATTAAAGAAGTACGTGAAGCTGTTGGTGAAGATTTTCCAATTCTCTTAAGATTGGGTGCTTCAGATTATATGGAAGGTGGCTTAACAATAGAAGATAGCACACTTGCGTCTATTGAATTTGAAAAGGCTGGAGTAGATATGCTAGATATTTCAGGTGGTTTATGTAGATTTAGTATTCCAGGAGTTAATGAACCCGGATATTTTGCGCCACTTTCTAAAGCTATAAAAGAAAAGGTGAAAATTCCTGTTATAGTCGCAGGTGGAATTACAGACGTG
The DNA window shown above is from Clostridium beijerinckii and carries:
- a CDS encoding diguanylate cyclase — encoded protein: MKLTFRLKLFLYFVAIILFTSIPIALITYNYIYNSQKKDLFSNTQAQMEQIDNNFSNMMKQIKGDTRSLADSADIKKADQSISALFNMPNSETNKKYSSQIPGIESTIYSHFKAYGTNHIETSHVCFGTKWGGYIQWPDGVTITNFDPRIKTWYTQALENPDMVAISAPYESFDETNNVIISASSTIKDTSEDIVGVIGIDVSLDKLSEMIRDIKIGDTGYVFLYLKDGTMLAHPNADLNFKNILQLNTLGYTLAQTNDRINHTFEDYNKFTDENNGSFETVINGSPVLVNIYTSKYTGWKMASVIQKSELISKSNQIGYLIILIAIGALLFVIVLTLIITKKLTKPITELTPLMHAAGNGDFAVKANINTNDEFGELGESFNLMIGKLNSSYEELSSLHEELLATEEELRVQYEELLHNEEAIRNSDERYRLALECANDSIWEWDLITGEFFASDKLVDITGYKLNNNRNVINLVNNLIHPDDVARAKEDYKNHINKITDVYNSEYRIKTSNGSYVWILSRGKVLRDSEDNAIKLAGSISDISNRKISEDRIKFMAFYDSLTKLPNRTLFMKKLNDQLELGYSKNAEGAVFFIDLDNFKNINDTMGHDYGDKLLVHLAKQFKSLIHEKDTICRLGGDEFIILHPYAKESELEHYAKGFLDLFNKTLNINNKQMYITASIGAALYPKDGTDTNTILKNADSAMYKAKELGKNRFVLFDPEMYLKLERKTCIERILRSAIENNELSINYQPQYDAQKNEIFGFEALLRLNSKELGFISPLEFISVAEECGYITKISRWVINESCKQTVKWLNRGYKFKSMSINISSVDIQQSDFLEGIKDILNSTGINPNIIELEITETVLMQSLDSSINILEKLMDMGIRIALDDFGTGYSSLNYLGRIPISTLKIDKSFIDNITSSKKKESMINNIIQMAHSMDLKVVAEGVETKEQLSILKDRDCNYIQGYYFSKPLPESEIEKLLA
- a CDS encoding NADH oxidase: MSYLNKKLKNSKLELKNRLVMPPMATAKSEEDGSINKSILDYYDEKSNGGYISLIIIEHSYITKQGKANPNQLSIAEDRLVDDLKGLSDIIHKNGSKAVMQINHAGSATSEANTGLQIVGPSAIENPSKNTGEIPKELTKNDIEVIVRGFKEAALRVKNAGFDGVEIHSAHGYLLSQFISPLTNKRTDEYGGDINGRIKIHLEIIKEVREAVGEDFPILLRLGASDYMEGGLTIEDSTLASIEFEKAGVDMLDISGGLCRFSIPGVNEPGYFAPLSKAIKEKVKIPVIVAGGITDVEVAEKILSEEKADLIGVARAILKDSNWAKNAMESLDTQV